The proteins below come from a single Micropterus dolomieu isolate WLL.071019.BEF.003 ecotype Adirondacks linkage group LG05, ASM2129224v1, whole genome shotgun sequence genomic window:
- the LOC123971668 gene encoding WD repeat-containing protein 47-like codes for MTAEETISIKEAEVIKVMLDFLNSRKLHISMLALEKESGVINGLYSDDMLFLRQLILDGQWEEVMQFIQPLEGMDTFDKKRFRYIILKQKFLEALCVNNAMSAAEDPTNLELTMQGAVKCLHELEEFCPTKEDYSKLCLLLTLPRLTQHAEFKDWNPSTARVHCFEEACAMVAEFIPADRKLSEAGFRASGNRLFQLLIKGILYECCVEFCQSKATGEEITEGEVLLGVDLLCGNGCDELDLSLLSWLQNLPPGAFSCAFQQKTLNIHVDRLVKPSKAGHADLLTPLINRLSPCPNSSCHQRPHSADTYMSRSLNPALDGLSHGLAAQDKRGMEANVKSALSRSLVENNVHHQDDSPERKHPQGLDGPNTTRTPLTPGKDGSPCSTETNEHVDSTEHIQEYHRQRLRVQQHLEQKKQQRQLYQQMLLEGGVKPQDGAQNNLTETFLSRSIQKLEEMNVSTDHRGDEVMTHLGQQWNGLTENGSTSSPRTSNTHHTPDTGPPKDKPGGGVSSTPLRTGSPGLPSLSESPVPGSQSAERIRGSCPTVQDDSACSATRNSQEPGKSKTHFVKVSQLEDTQAVRAVAFHPSGALYAVGSNSKTLRVCAYSETLTPSGSGAVKQPAVRFRRNKHHKGSIYCVAWSHCGQLLATGSNDKYVKVLPFNAESCNATGPDLEFSMHDGTIRDLAFMEGPESGGSILISAGAGDCNIYTTDCQRGQGLHALSGHTGHILTLYTWGGWMIASGSQDKTVRFWDLRVPSCVRVVGTTLHGSGSAVASVAVDPSGRLLATGQEDSTCMLYDIRGGRIVQTYRPHGSDIRSVRFSPGAHNLLTGSYDNKIIISDLQGDLTKPLPQTLAGEHWDKVIQCRWHPHDRTFLSSSADRTVVLWAPGP; via the exons ATGACGGCAGAGGAGACCATCAGCATTAAGGAGGCGGAGGTGATCAAGGTGATGCTGGACTTCCTGAACTCCAGGAAGCTGCACATCAGTATGCTGGCCTTAGAGAAGGAGAGCGGCGTCATTAATGGACTCTACTCCGATGACATGCTCTTCCTCAG GCAACTCATTCTGGACGGGCAGTGGGAGGAGGTCATGCAGTTCATTCAGCCTCTAGAAGGAATGGACACATTTGACAAGAAAAG GTTCCGCTACATCATTCTGAAGCAGAAGTTTCTGGAAGCTCTGTGTGTAAATAACGCCATGTCTGCTGCTGAAGACCCTACGAAC CTGGAGCTCACCATGCAGGGGGCTGTCAAGTGCCTCCATGAACTGGAGGAGTTCTGTCCGACCAAAGAGGACTACAGCAAGCTGTGTCTCCTCCTCACCCTGCCACGCCTCACCCAACACGCCGAGTTCAAAGACTGGAACCCAAGCACGGCACGTGTCCATTGCTTCGAGGAAGCCTGCGCCATGGTAGCTGAGTTCATCCCTGCGGACAGGAAGCTGAGTGAGGCAGGCTTCAGGGCGAGTGGGAACCGCCTCTTCCAGCTGCTCATTAAAGGGATCCTTTACGAGTGCTGTGTCGAGTTCTGTCAG AGTAAAGCAACTGGTGAGGAGATCACTGAGGGTGAAGTGTTGCTTGGCGTGGATTTGCTTTGCGGGAATGGCTGTGATGAACTGGACTTGTCACTGCTCTCCTGGCTGCAGAACCTTCCTCCTGGTGCCTTCTCCTGCGCCTTCCAGCAAAAGACCCTCAACATACACGTGGACCGTCTGGTGAAGCCTAGCAAGGCCGGCCACGCCGACCTCCTCACTCCGCTAATCAACCGCCTGTCCCCCTGCCCAAACTCATCCTGCCACCAGAGGCCTCATTCGGCAGACACTTATATGTCCAGATCCCTCAACCCAGCTTTAGACGGCCTGTCGCACGGTCTAGCAGCCCAGGACAAGAGAGGCATGGAGGCCAACGTGAAGTCTGCCCTCAGTCGGAGCTTAGTGGAGAATAATGTGCATCACCAGGACGATTCACCTGAAAG GAAGCACCCACAAGGGCTGGACGGACCCAACACCACACGCACGCCTCTGACCCCTGGAAAAGATGGGTCACCCTGCAGCACAGAAACGAATGAG CATGTTGACTCCACAGAGCACATCCAGGAGTATCACAGGCAGCGTCTCCGTGTGCAACAGCATCTGgagcagaagaagcagcagagacAGCTTTACCAGCAGATGCTGCTGGAGGGAGGGGTGAAGCCGCAAGACGGAGCCCAAAACAACCTCACTGAGACATTCCTCAGCAG ATCCATTCAGAAGTTGGAGGAGATGAATGTGAGCACTGACCACAGAGGCGATGAGGTGATGACACATCTGGGCCAGCAGTGGAACGGACTGACAGAGAACGGCAGCACTTCAAGTCCCAGAACCAGCAACACCCACCACACCCCAGACACCGGGCCGCCAAAGGACAAGCCAGGTGGGGGGGTCAGCAGCACCCCGTTAAGGACCGGGAGCCCCGGCTTGCCTTCCCTCAGCGAGTCCCCAGTTCCTGGCAGTCAAAG tGCAGAGAGGATCCGAGGGTCTTGTCCCACAGTCCAAGATGATTCTGCCTGCTCTGCGACACGTAACTCACAAGAG CCGGGgaagtccaaaacacattttgttaaagTGAGCCAGCTGGAGGACACACAGGCGGTGCGTGCAGTGGCCTTCCATCCCTCTGGAGCGCTCTACGCTGTCGGCTCCAACTCAAAAACACTGAGAGTCTGTGCCTACTCAGAAACTCTGACCCCCAG TGGTTCTGGTGCAGTCAAGCAGCCAGCGGTGCGCTTCAGAAGGAACAAACACCATAAGGGCTCAATCTACTGCGTAGCCTGGAGCCACTGTGGACAACTGTTGGCTACTGGCTCCAATGATAAATATGTCAAAGTCCTGCCCTTCAATGCAGAGAGCTGCAATGCCACAG GCCCAGACCTGGAGTTCAGCATGCATGACGGTACCATCAGGGACCTGGCCTTCATGGAGGGCCCTGAGAGTGGAGGATCCATCTTGATCAGTGCCGGGGCCGGAGACTGCAACATCTACACAACAGACTGTCAGAGAGGACAGGGTCTTCACGCCCTGAGCGGACACACCG GTCACATTCTGACTCTGTACACGTGGGGAGGGTGGATGATCGCCTCTGGCTCCCAGGACAAGACAGTCCGGTTCTGGGACCTGCGGGTGCCCAGCTGTGTCCGGGTGGTAGGCACAACTCTGCACGGCTCAG GAAGTGCAGTTGCTTCTGTGGCAGTCGATCCCAGTGGCCGCCTGCTGGCCACAGGTCAGGAGGACAGTACCTGCATGTTGTATGACATCAGAGGAGGCCGCATAGTCCAGACATACCGCCCCCACGGCAGTGACATTCGCTCAGTGCGCTTCTCTCCTGGAGCCCATAATCTCCTCACCGGCTCTTATGACAACAAAATCATCATAAGTGACCTTCAAG GTGACCTAACAAAGCCCCTCCCTCAGACGCTGGCAGGGGAGCACTGGGACAAAGTGATCCAGTGCAGGTGGCACCCCCATGACCGgaccttcctctcctcctctgcagaTCGAACTGTTGTCCTCTGGGCACCAGGCCCCTGA